In one window of Solanum pennellii chromosome 2, SPENNV200 DNA:
- the LOC107010129 gene encoding uncharacterized protein LOC107010129, translating into MNITILLRHSGIWESEVKYNQYKSDGIVVGENISYMNLISAIATELNIDELKKNIIIRYIVEGNSSPMIIRNDMGVKLFIEIKKQEVGFSMYPLCIDTNDKSTEELQIFDSSSGAIMCIEGGQRDANALNVVESNIGDSCYIPEMEKENYISDTNISNVETKQLYKDKATLVAVMMKYKIKTSFNFRVKRSDTKSYVLECYSENCCWKLKASVRKNTDIFKVRYFNSEHTCPLRDRVLSKVQATVGFIGAFTAPKLVNHKRKHTPNDIIDDVREMYGVEISYQQAWRAKERALELIRGNPADAYKNMPRYIHMLGTVYPNSYIRMHKSEKNEFMYLFIALRPLMRGFEFCRPVVVVDGSHLSGAYKGTFVSASTLDGAGCILPLAYGIVDTENDCSWTWFFTQFKNAFGEREKMCVVSDRNESIIKSVSIVYPNVPHFACIWHLWKNVCTYYKRSKNTLSDLFYSMAKAYRKKDFEKLMAKVEKVDGRVKKYLEEAGYERWSRSHATVNRGRMMTSNIAECINGCLVDARQLPVLDFLEEARILFGSWNCKNREIASYTKETLGRKFEEILIINASKCSKMKVVASSEFIFSVYEGGIRYIVCLERKKCSCGRFQHDEIPCAHAMAVLKKKNIKDVHPYCSDYYKPDALANTYAVPMEPMPDKSDWIVPESVLEEVVLPPRYKKMPGRPRKKRKKNADEKLSGNTNCCGRCGQEGHNRRTCTFFPKDS; encoded by the exons tatccgATATATTGTAGAGGGCAATTCTTCTCCGATGATAATTAGGAATGATATGGGTGTGAAGCTGTTTATAGAAATAAAGAAGCAAGAGGTTGGATTCAGTATGTATCCGCTTTGCATCGATACAAATGATAAAAGTACAGAGGAGTTACAAATTTTTGATTCAAGTAGTGGTGCAATTATGTGTATTGAAGGTGGACAAAGAGACGCTAATGCTCTAAACGTTGTTGAATCAAACATTGGTGATTCTTGTTACATACCCGAGATggagaaagaaaattatatatcggatacaaatatatcaaatgTGGAGACGAAACAATTGTACAAGGATAAAGCAACTCTTGTGGCTGTAATgatgaaatacaaaattaaaactagCTTCAATTTTAGAGTCAAACGGTCAGATACAAAAAG CTATGTTTTAGAGTGTTATTCGGAGAATTGTTGTTGGAAATTAAAGGCGTCTGTTAGGAAAAACACTGATATATTCAAAGTAAGATACTTCAACAGTGAGCATACATGTCCATTAAGGGATAGGGTATTAAGTAAAGTACAAGCTACTGTTGGATTTATTGGTGCTTTTACAGCTCCAAAATTGGTAAATCATAAGCGAAAACATACTCCAaatgatataattgatgatgTTAGGGAAATGTATGGTGTTGAGATTTCTTACCAGCAAGCATGGCGTGCTAAAGAACGTGCACTAGAGTTGATAAGGGGCAATCCTGCAGATGCATATAAAAATATGCCAAGATACATACATATGTTGGGAACGGTGTATCCAAATTCTTATATACGGATGCACAAATCagagaaaaatgaatttatgtatCTATTCATTGCTTTAAGGCCTTTGATGAGAGGGTTTGAGTTCTGTAGgcctgttgttgttgttgatggttCACATCTTAGTGGAGCTTACAAAGGGACGTTTGTATCCGCAAGTACTCTTGATGGGGCAG GTTGCATATTACCATTAGCTTACGGGATCGTCGATACGGAAAATGATTGTTCATGGACATGGTTCTTCACACAGTTCAAAAATGCATTTggtgagagagaaaaaatgtgTGTTGTTTCTGATAGAAACGAAAGCATAATTAAGAGTGTTAGTATAGTTTATCCAAATGTTCCACATTTTGCATGCATATGGCACTTGTGGAAAAATGTTTGTACATACTACAAGAGAAGTAAAAACACTCTAAGTGATCTGTTTTATTCGATGGCTAAGGCTTATCGGAAAAaggattttgaaaaattgatggCTAAAGTGGAAAAAGTAGATGGCAGAGTTAAAAAGTATCTTGAAGAGGCTGGCTATGAAAGGTGGTCTAGATCTCATGCAACCGTGAATAGGGGTAGAATGATGACATCTAACATTGCGGAATGTATCAATGGTTGTCTTGTTGATGCACGGCAATTACCTGTTTTGGACTTTTTGGAAGAAGCCAGAATTCTATTTGGTTCTTGGAACtgcaaaaatagagaaatagcATCTTATACAAAGGAAACATTAGGGAGGAAATTTGAAGAGATATTGATTATAAATGCGTCCAAATGTTCGAAAATGAAG GTTGTTGCATCTTCAGAATTCATTTTTTCAGTTTATGAAGGTGGTATAAGATACATCGTTTGCCTTGAGAGAAAGAAATGTTCTTGTGGTAGATTTCAGCATGATGAAATACCTTGTGCGCATGCAATGGCTGttctgaagaagaagaatatcaaAGATGTACACCCATACTGTTCTGATTACTATAAACCTGATGCATTAGCAAACACCTATGCAGTTCCAATGGAACCAATGCCGGACAAAAGTGATTGGATAGTTCCGGAAAGTGTTTTGGAAGAAGTTGTATTGCCACCAAGATACAAAAAAATGCCTGGTAgaccaagaaaaaaaagaaagaaaaatgcagATGAAAAGCTAAGCGGAAACACAAATTGTTGTGGACGATGTGGACAAGAAGGTCACAATAGAAGAACATGTACTTTCTTTCCAAAAGATTCATAA
- the LOC107009259 gene encoding MLO-like protein 4 isoform X1, translating to MGNLEGASFAETPTWAVATVVAVLVSIGFLIHGSLKKFGKWLHRTKREPLYAALEKIKEELMVFGLLSLLMGHWIVYIAKICVKSSAVSSHFYPCSPPRNKMKSAITRFALSGSSYSNFSTSRLLLSSGHEDFCPEGLQSFASKESLEQLHRFLLVLGVSHVSYSFFAIALAMIKIYSWRTWENYAKSIALQRLKGSEEAVPNNTRMGRLSTFTFHQTTHPWSQHRVLVWLLCFSRQFWSSINEADYMALRLAFITTHQLPLTYDFHKYMLRSMEEEFRDIVGISVPLWIFVILCVFLSFHGTNIYFWISFFPAILILLVGTKLHRVVVKLAVEIIDSSPLEGFHQFNLRDELFWFGKPRFLLRIIQFVSFQNAFEMATYIWSLWEIKGSSCFTDNHTFLVIRLSFGVVSQFWCSFVTFPLYVIVAQMGSRYKKTIVSENVRTSLHGWRHKVKTRLEGSVVSPEILLATTSLESLAEDEVDQIHSIATISTEVFAESTVESKQRVPLEQSCTNEISECDELHIPLSPRNHGEV from the exons ATGGGTAATTTGGAAGGGGCGTCGTTTGCTGAAACACCAACATGGGCCGTGGCAACTGTCGTAGCTGTTCTGGTGAGCATTGGTTTCTTGATTCATGGAAGTTTGAAGAAGTTTGGAAAG TGGTTGCATAGGACAAAGAGGGAACCTCTGTATGCTGCACTAGAGAAAATCAAGGAAG AGCTTATGGTTTTTGGACTGCTATCACTGCTTATGGGGCATTGGATCGTTTATATTGCAAAGATTTGTGTCAAATCGTCAGCAGTGAGCAGCCACTTTTATCCCTGTTCTCCGCCAAGAAACAAGATGAAGTCAGCAATTACAAGATTTGCTTTATCAGGTTCTTCATACTCGAATTTCTCAACATCAAGGCTACTGTTAAGCAGTGGACATGAAGATTTTTGTCCTGAG GGTCTCCAATCGTTTGCTTCAAAGGAGAGCCTGGAGCAGCTCCATCGCTTTTTGCTTGTCCTCGGTGTTAGCCATGTATCTTATAGCTTTTTTGCCATTGCCCTGGCAATGATCAAG ATATATAGTTGGAGAACATGGGAGAACTATGCCAAGTCGATTGCTCTTCAAAGACTAAAAG GTTCTGAAGAAGCTGTCCCAAACAATACGAGAATGGGACGTCTATCAACTTTTACTTTTCACCAAACCACTCATCCATGGAGCCAGCACAGAGTTCTTGTTTGGCTG CTTTGTTTCAGCCGCCAGTTCTGGAGTTCTATAAATGAAGCTGACTACATGGCTTTGCGCTTGGCTTTTATTACT ACTCATCAGCTGCCATTAACTTATGATTTCCATAAGTATATGCTTCGAAGCATGGAGGAAGAATTTCGTGATATTGTTGGCATAAG TGTTCCACTATGGATTTTCGTCATACTTTGTGTATTTTTAAGCTTTCATG GCACAAATATCTACTTTTGGATCTCCTTCTTTCCAGCTATC TTAATCCTTTTGGTTGGTACCAAGCTTCATCGCGTGGTGGTCAAGCTGGCAGTTGAAATCATTGACAGTAGTCCATTGGAAGGATTTCATCAGTTCAACCTTAGAGATGAGCTCTTCTGGTTTGGGAAGCCTAGATTTCTGCTGCGGATAATACAATTTGTATCATTCCAG AATGCATTCGAGATGGCAACATACATATGGTCACTG TGGGAAATTAAGGGATCTTCATGTTTCACAGACAATCACACATTTCTTGTGATTCGCTTGTCATTTGG GGTTGTTTCTCAATTCTGGTGTAGCTTTGTCACATTTCCGCTCTATGTTATTGTTGCTCAG ATGGGTTCGAGATACAAGAAGACCATTGTTTCAGAGAATGTTAGGACTTCGCTACATGGATGGCGACACAAGGTGAAAACTAGACTAGAAGGTTCTGTTGTTTCTCCAGAAATATTGTTAGCAACCACATCATTAGAATCCCTGGCGGAGGATGAGGTAGATCAAATTCATAGCATTGCTACTATCAGCACAGAGGTGTTTGCTGAGAGTACAGTTGAGTCGAAACAACGAGTCCCTCTTGAGCAAAGTTGTACCAATGAGATCTCAGAATGTGATGAGTTACATATTCCACTTTCTCCTAGAAATCATGGAGAGGTTTGA
- the LOC107009259 gene encoding MLO-like protein 4 isoform X2 — protein MGNLEGASFAETPTWAVATVVAVLVSIGFLIHGSLKKFGKWLHRTKREPLYAALEKIKEELMVFGLLSLLMGHWIVYIAKICVKSSAVSSHFYPCSPPRNKMKSAITRFALSGSSYSNFSTSRLLLSSGHEDFCPEGLQSFASKESLEQLHRFLLVLGVSHVSYSFFAIALAMIKIYSWRTWENYAKSIALQRLKGSEEAVPNNTRMGRLSTFTFHQTTHPWSQHRVLVWLLCFSRQFWSSINEADYMALRLAFITTHQLPLTYDFHKYMLRSMEEEFRDIVGISVPLWIFVILCVFLSFHGTNIYFWISFFPAILILLVGTKLHRVVVKLAVEIIDSSPLEGFHQFNLRDELFWFGKPRFLLRIIQFVSFQNAFEMATYIWSLWEIKGSSCFTDNHTFLVIRLSFGVVSQFWCSFVTFPLYVIVAQ, from the exons ATGGGTAATTTGGAAGGGGCGTCGTTTGCTGAAACACCAACATGGGCCGTGGCAACTGTCGTAGCTGTTCTGGTGAGCATTGGTTTCTTGATTCATGGAAGTTTGAAGAAGTTTGGAAAG TGGTTGCATAGGACAAAGAGGGAACCTCTGTATGCTGCACTAGAGAAAATCAAGGAAG AGCTTATGGTTTTTGGACTGCTATCACTGCTTATGGGGCATTGGATCGTTTATATTGCAAAGATTTGTGTCAAATCGTCAGCAGTGAGCAGCCACTTTTATCCCTGTTCTCCGCCAAGAAACAAGATGAAGTCAGCAATTACAAGATTTGCTTTATCAGGTTCTTCATACTCGAATTTCTCAACATCAAGGCTACTGTTAAGCAGTGGACATGAAGATTTTTGTCCTGAG GGTCTCCAATCGTTTGCTTCAAAGGAGAGCCTGGAGCAGCTCCATCGCTTTTTGCTTGTCCTCGGTGTTAGCCATGTATCTTATAGCTTTTTTGCCATTGCCCTGGCAATGATCAAG ATATATAGTTGGAGAACATGGGAGAACTATGCCAAGTCGATTGCTCTTCAAAGACTAAAAG GTTCTGAAGAAGCTGTCCCAAACAATACGAGAATGGGACGTCTATCAACTTTTACTTTTCACCAAACCACTCATCCATGGAGCCAGCACAGAGTTCTTGTTTGGCTG CTTTGTTTCAGCCGCCAGTTCTGGAGTTCTATAAATGAAGCTGACTACATGGCTTTGCGCTTGGCTTTTATTACT ACTCATCAGCTGCCATTAACTTATGATTTCCATAAGTATATGCTTCGAAGCATGGAGGAAGAATTTCGTGATATTGTTGGCATAAG TGTTCCACTATGGATTTTCGTCATACTTTGTGTATTTTTAAGCTTTCATG GCACAAATATCTACTTTTGGATCTCCTTCTTTCCAGCTATC TTAATCCTTTTGGTTGGTACCAAGCTTCATCGCGTGGTGGTCAAGCTGGCAGTTGAAATCATTGACAGTAGTCCATTGGAAGGATTTCATCAGTTCAACCTTAGAGATGAGCTCTTCTGGTTTGGGAAGCCTAGATTTCTGCTGCGGATAATACAATTTGTATCATTCCAG AATGCATTCGAGATGGCAACATACATATGGTCACTG TGGGAAATTAAGGGATCTTCATGTTTCACAGACAATCACACATTTCTTGTGATTCGCTTGTCATTTGG GGTTGTTTCTCAATTCTGGTGTAGCTTTGTCACATTTCCGCTCTATGTTATTGTTGCTCAG TGA
- the LOC107010457 gene encoding thiosulfate sulfurtransferase 18 isoform X2, translating into MATSQLGSGAEVVTVDVHAARQLIQSGYRYVDVRTEEEYKKGHVHNSLNIPYMFNTPQGRVKNPKFMEQVSSACDKEEKLIVGCQSGVRSLYATTDLVNAEFKHASNMGGGYLAWVENGFAVNKPQDEL; encoded by the exons ATGGCAACAAGTCAACTTGG CTCAGGAGCAGAGGTTGTCACAGTAGATGTTCATGCAGCTCGTCAACTCATCCAATCTGGATACCGTTATGTTGATGTTag GACAgaagaagaatataagaaagGGCATGTACACAACTCTTTGAATATTCCCTATATGTTTAATACTCCACAAG GTAGGGTGAAGAATCCAAAATTTATGGAGCAGGTATCTTCAGCGTGcgacaaagaagaaaaactaATTGTG GGATGTCAAAGTGGTGTGAGGTCCCTGTATGCTACTACTGATCTTGTTAATGCT GAATTCAAGCATGCGAGCAACATGGGAGGTGGGTATCTGGCTTGGGTGGAGAATGGATTTGCTGTAAACAAACCACAAGATGAGCTTTGA
- the LOC107010457 gene encoding thiosulfate sulfurtransferase 18 isoform X1: MGNGIISLLFVVLLLFCSSGAEVVTVDVHAARQLIQSGYRYVDVRTEEEYKKGHVHNSLNIPYMFNTPQGRVKNPKFMEQVSSACDKEEKLIVGCQSGVRSLYATTDLVNAEFKHASNMGGGYLAWVENGFAVNKPQDEL; encoded by the exons ATGGGTAATGGTattatttctcttctttttgttgttctgCTTCTGTTTTGTAGCTCAGGAGCAGAGGTTGTCACAGTAGATGTTCATGCAGCTCGTCAACTCATCCAATCTGGATACCGTTATGTTGATGTTag GACAgaagaagaatataagaaagGGCATGTACACAACTCTTTGAATATTCCCTATATGTTTAATACTCCACAAG GTAGGGTGAAGAATCCAAAATTTATGGAGCAGGTATCTTCAGCGTGcgacaaagaagaaaaactaATTGTG GGATGTCAAAGTGGTGTGAGGTCCCTGTATGCTACTACTGATCTTGTTAATGCT GAATTCAAGCATGCGAGCAACATGGGAGGTGGGTATCTGGCTTGGGTGGAGAATGGATTTGCTGTAAACAAACCACAAGATGAGCTTTGA